A window of Macrotis lagotis isolate mMagLag1 chromosome X, bilby.v1.9.chrom.fasta, whole genome shotgun sequence contains these coding sequences:
- the LOC141501449 gene encoding lysophosphatidic acid receptor 4-like, with protein sequence MKDLRRYLVFKYIQYLVLPYPHVIISLLGLLASLYVILLLMSSNISRKSTVVFIHNVAKADILVVVSGFAVLQDAFQGESSTCPFQMTLWQNFQTANVHVSSLLLSCVSLEAFLITFLPIETRHIRTVRHARMASKFIWIFIIVECIVYQLASLKDLNTTSLGTPKHTLVLLNFCNGTAALLKSFIYPIGLLLRIINVYLFYKIFFNRSP encoded by the coding sequence ATGAAAGATCTCCGAAGGTACCTGGTATTCAAATATATCCAGTATCTCGTCTTGCCATATCCTCATGTCATCATCAGTTTGCTAGGCCTATTGGCTAGTTTGTATGTTATACTGCTCCTGATGTCTTCCAACATTTCCAGAAAATCCACAGTAGTATTTATTCATAATGTGGCCAAGGCAGACATCCTGGTAGTAGTAAGTGGGTTTGCTGTGCTCCAAGATGCCTTCCAGGGTGAAAGTTCAACATGTCCTTTTCAGATGACCCTGTGGCAAAACTTCCAGACTGCAAATGTCCATGTCAGCTCCCTCTTGCTCAGCTGTGTGAGTCTAGAGGCCTTTCTGATCACATTCCTTCCAATTGAGACCCGCCACATAAGAACTGTCCGACATGCGAGGATGGCTTCGAAGTTCATCTGGATTTTCATCATTGTCGAGTGTATTGTTTATCAGCTGGCGAGCTTAAAGGACCTCAACACCACTTCTCTGGGTACACCCAAGCACACTTTGGTGCTACTTAATTTCTGCAATGGAACAGCAGCCCTGTTGAAGTCATTCATTTATCCCATTGGTTTACTCTTACGAATCATCAATGTATATCTCTTTTATAAGATATTCTTCAACAGGTCACCTTGA